Within Pseudomonas sp. LBUM920, the genomic segment GCCTGTTCCGGGAATTCCAGCTCCACCAATGCGGTGAACTCATCCCCGCCCATGCGCCCAAGAATGTCGTAGGAACGCAGACACGCCTGCATTTGCTCGGAAACCCAGCGCAGCACCCGGTCTCCCGCGTCGTGGCCCAACGAATCGTTGACCCGCTTGAAGCCGTCGAGGTCCAGGTAGAGCAGCACCAGCGATTGCTCGGTTCGCTCGCTGCGCAGCAACGTGTTTTCCACTGCCTGGTGGAAGCCGCGCCGGTTCAGCAGGCCGGTCAACGGGTCGGTCACCGCCTGGAACTCCAACTGCTGGTGCAGATGGCGCACCTCGGACATGTCCAGCACCGTCACGACCATGGCCTTCTGCTCGGCGGGTAACGGCGCGCAGGACAACGCCACCGGCACCTGCTGGCCGCGACTGGTGCGCAAAATGGCGTCGTGCTGGCGCCATGTCTCACCTTTGCGATACGCCTCGTACATCGCGAACCCCAGCCAGGCCGGCACATGGGGCTTTTGCAGGAAGCTCAAAAAGCTTTCGCCCTGCAACTCGGCCATCGTCGCATTCAGCAGCCGCGAAATGGCCGGGTTGGCGTACTGGATCACACTGCCCTCGCCCACCACCAGAATGCCCTCGGCGGCGTTGTCGAGCACCGAGGCGTTAAAGGCGCGCGCGGACTCCAGGTCATGGCTCAGGCGCTGCAAGGCACGGCGGTTGCGCTGGTGTTCCAGCAACGCCTGCACCTTGGGCTTGAGAATGTGGGGGTCGAAGGGTTTGAACAGGTAATCAATGGCGCCGCTGGCATAGCCTTCCAATACAGAGGCAGGCGACTGGGCATGGGCGGTCAGGAAGATAATTGGCGTCATGCGCGTGCGTTGGCTGCCACGCATCAGGCGCGCAACCTCAAAGCCATCCATGCCGGGCATGCGCACATCCAGCAAGACCAGGTCGACTTCGTGCGCGAGCAGTAACTCCAACGCCTCCAGCCCGGAAGCCGCGGTCATCACGTGCCAATCTTCACGCTGCAAAAGCGCACGCATGCTGATGAGGTTTTCCGGGTAGTCATCAACCACCAGAAGAACCGAACTACCATCGCCGGGGTGTGGAGCGCAATCCATGCTACGTCTCTTCCTTGAAGGGCTGTACCGGTCACTTCTGATATAAAAACCGGACAAACACTGAGGCCTCACTCTAGCCCCGGTTCTAAAAAAGCAGAAGTGACGCGGGTGCCATCATTGCGCCAAAGCTCAGGAAGCCGACTAACGGTCAAGCGCTACAGCCCACGCCCCACGGGAAACATGGCTTTTTGGCACTCCTCTGACGCCAATAAATTGCCAGCAATTGTTTAACAACCGGACGATCACCGCCTATAAAGAACGTGAATGGCCCCCGGGCCAAAGCCTCACCTCTGTAAAAAGGCCAACACCATGATCGACCTTTCCACCTGGAACCTGAGCATTCCGGTCGGCTCGCCGCCCACGACCATCGACACTCCGAAACTGCTTAGCGGCTTCAAGGACCAATATTTCCAGGCCGAAGGCAGCGACGTGCAATTCTGGACACCCGTGACCGGCACGCGCACAGAAAACGCCGTCTACCCGCGCAGCGAATTGCGCGAAACCTATGCCGACGGGCGTCTGCGTAACTGGACTTACCCCGACGCCGACAATTTTCTGCGCGCCACCCTGGCCGTCAACCAGGTGCCCTCGAGCGGCAAAGTAGTCATCGGTCAGATCCACGCCTATGACAGCCAGAAACCCCTGATCAAGCTCGAATATCAATTCAAGGAAAAAACCCAGACCGGCAACATTGTCGCCAAAGTGCGCATGCGCCCGGACGAGGATGAAGGCCGCGTGATTATCGTGGCCTCCAATGTGCCGCTGGAGAAGAGTTTCACCTACGTGATCAACCTCAATAAAGCCGGGCTGCTGACCGTCGAGGCCGCTGACGGCCAGTGGAATGAGCGCATTGGTGCCGCGTGGGGCGCCAAACCGCTGTATTTCAAGGCGGGCGCGTATGTGCAGGACAACAGTGGCAACAGCAAGGAAGGCGCACGGGTGACGTTTGCCAAGCTGGATATTGATCACGAATGAGTGCCGCCTGATTTCAAGCAGGCCTGGCCCTACGACTCCACGGATTATTCGCGTTTAAACACGCCGCTGATCCCTGTGGGAGCCGGGCTTGCCCGCCATGGCGGACTGTCAGCCAACCCATTCGGTCACTGACACGCCGCGTCGCGGGCAAGCCCGGCACCCACAGGCAATCTCCATTGGCAGGGCAACCCTGCGGCGAATCAGCTCGGCGCAACGCACAAGGGTCAAATCCCGGCCACAAAAAAACCCGCATCGCTGCGGGCTTTTTGTTTAAACGCCTGAGGCTCAGTTCACCTTGGCGTTCAACTCACCTTTCAGGTAACGCTGGTACATCGCTTCCAGGGAGATCGGCTTGATCTTCGAAGCATTACCGGCCGTACCGAACGCTTCGTAACGAGCGATACACACGTCACGCATCGCGGTCACAGTGGCACCGAAGAATTTACGCGGGTCAAATTCGCTCGGGTTGGTGGCCATCAGGCGACGCATCGCACCGGTGGATGCCAGGCGCAGGTCGGTGTCGATGTTGACCTTGCGCACGCCGTACTTGATGCCTTCGACGATTTCTTCAACCGGCACGCCGTAGGTTTCTTTGATGTCGCCACCGTACTGGTTGATGATCGCCAGCCACTCTTGCGGTACCGAGGAAGAACCGTGCATCACCAGGTGGGTGTTAGGGATGCGTTTGTGGATTTCCTTGATGCGGTCGATCGCCAGCACGTCGCCGGTAGGCGGCTTGGTGAACTTGTAAGCGCCGTGGCTGGTGCCGATGGCGATGGCCAGGGCATCCACTTGGGTCTTTTTCACGAAGTCAGCGGCTTCTTCCGGGTCGGTCAGCATCTGGCTGTGATCCAGCACGCCTTCAGCGCCGATGCCGTCTTCTTCGCCGGCCATGCCGGTTTCCAACGAACCCAGGCAGCCCAGCTCGCCTTCAACCGAAACGCCGCAGGCGTGAGCCATGGCCACGGTTTGTTGGGTCACGCGTACGTTGTACTCGTAGTCGGTTGGGGTCTTGCCGTCTTCGCCGAGGGAGCCGTCCATCATCACCGAGCTGAAGCCCAGTTGGATGGAGCGCTGGCACACGTCAGGGCTGGTGCCGTGGTCCTGGTGCATGCACACCGGGATGTGCGGGAATTCTTCGATGGCGGCCAGGATCAGGTGACGCAGGAAAGGGGCACCGGCGTATTTGCGGGCACCGGCCGAAGCCTGAACGATCACTGGGGAGTCGGTCTTGTCAGCGGCTTCCATGATGGCGCGCATCTGCTCAAGGTTGTTGACGTTAAAGGCTGGGACGCCGTAGCCGAACTCGGCTGCGTGGTCCAGCATTTGACGCATGCTGATAAGTGCCATTGTGTTGTCTCTCCCGATCGTGGGTCGTTAATCGTGCAAGCCTGCCGTAGCGGCGGCTGCTATTCAAGTTATTGCAGATCAAGGGGTTAAAGCTTGGACTGCTGAATCGTTATTGCAGTGACGGACCTGACACAAGCTCCAATTTGAAACCCGATCAATGTGAGAGCTGGCTTGCCTGCGATGGCGATTTGTCTGTCGACATCTTCGGTAACTGACCCACCGTCATCGCGGGCAAGCCCACTCCCACATTTGATTTTCATTGGGCTCACTACTGGGCCTTGCAGCCTCGCCCAATCAAATCATCGGTGGCGACCCAGTAAATCAGGCCTTCCTCACCTTTTTGGTGAAACGCCAACTGGTCGTTGCTGTACAGCACGCCCGAGGCAGCAACGTCCTGTTTAAGACGATAAACCTGGTCGGAACCGCCGAGGCGTACATCCACCTCGGAACGCGCCTGGTTGGCAAAGCGCCAGTTGACCTCGGCCTTGCTGTCGCACGTCCAGGTGGTCCACTTGTCGGCCGGCTCTGCCTTGTTGAACATGTTCATGCTGCTGCAGCCGGCCAACAAGGCCAGGGCTGCCAGGGCGAAAACGCCTTTCATTGCCAATCCTCGAACGGCGACCCAAAAGGTCGCCAAAGCTGTCGGTTAGTTGATCAGACCCGTCAAGGGCAACCCTGTTCCTGACCGTTGGGCGCGGCGTCGTATTGCTCAAGCCGCTCGTTGCCGATGCGCTTGTTGATCACCGGCATGGTTTCGGCTTGCCAGTCAGCCTGGTAGCAGCTCTTTTTCTGCGTAGGCGCAGGCTCTGCAGCGGCAGGCTTCGCGCTTGGCGTGCTGCCGCAGCCGGCCAACAGGCCCGCTGCGATCACCAGTGCCAACGACTTGATCATGGGAATACTCCTTTTCCGGATCACGAGCCTTAGCCTTTGGCTCGAGTTTCCAGCACTTCAACGGCCGGCAGCACTTTGCCTTCGACGAATTCGAGGAACGCGCCGCCACCGGTAGAAATGTAGGAGATCTGGTCAGCAACGCCATATTTATCGATGGCCGCCAAGGTATCGCCACCGCCGGCGATGGAGAATGCCGAGCTTTCAGCAATGGCGTGGGCCAGTACTTTGGTGCCGTTGCCGAACTGGTCGAACTCGAACACGCCGACCGGGCCGTTCCACAAAATGGTCTTGGACGACTTCAGCAGTTCAGCGAAGTTGGCTGCGGTTTGCGGGCCGATGTCCAGGATCATGTCGTCGGCGGCCACGTCAGCGATGAGCTTGACGGTGGCTTCGGCGCTTTCAGCGAATTCCTTGGCCACGACTACGTCCACCGGCAGCGGCACGCTGACTTTGGCCGCGATGGCGCGCGCGGTGTCGAGCAGGTCCGGCTCGTACAGGGACTTGCCCACCGGGTGGCCGGCTGCGGCCAGGAAGGTGTTGGCAATGCCGCCGCCGACGATCAACTGGTTGCAGATCTGGCTCAGGCTGTTGAGCACGTCGAGCTTGGTGGAGACTTTGGAACCGGCCACGATGGCCGCCATTGGCTGCGCCGGAGCGCCCAGGGCCTTGCCCAGTGCATCCAGTTCTGCGGCCAGCAGCGGGCCGGCGGCGGCGACTTTGGCGAACTTGGCCACGCCATGGGTCGAACCCTCGGCGCGGTGCGCGGTGCCGAAGGCGTCCATCACGAACACGTCGCACAGGGCCGCGTATTGCTGGGCCAGTTCGTCGCTGTTCTTTTTCTCGCCTTTGTTGAAGCGCACGTTTTCGAACAGCACGATGTCGCCTGGCTTGACGTCAACGCCGCCCAGGTAGTCAGCCACCAGCGGCACGTCGCGGCCCAGGGCCTTGCTCAGGTAGTCGGCTACCGGCTTGAGGCTGTTTTCGGCGGAGAACTCACCTTCGGTCGGACGACCCAGGTGGGAGCAGACCA encodes:
- a CDS encoding bifunctional diguanylate cyclase/phosphodiesterase — its product is MDCAPHPGDGSSVLLVVDDYPENLISMRALLQREDWHVMTAASGLEALELLLAHEVDLVLLDVRMPGMDGFEVARLMRGSQRTRMTPIIFLTAHAQSPASVLEGYASGAIDYLFKPFDPHILKPKVQALLEHQRNRRALQRLSHDLESARAFNASVLDNAAEGILVVGEGSVIQYANPAISRLLNATMAELQGESFLSFLQKPHVPAWLGFAMYEAYRKGETWRQHDAILRTSRGQQVPVALSCAPLPAEQKAMVVTVLDMSEVRHLHQQLEFQAVTDPLTGLLNRRGFHQAVENTLLRSERTEQSLVLLYLDLDGFKRVNDSLGHDAGDRVLRWVSEQMQACLRSYDILGRMGGDEFTALVELEFPEQAAKISEKLIERVSVCQQVDGLDVMLGVSIGIATFPDCGSDLNGLLRAADIAMYEAKRAGRQQYRYYDQEMNGRARSRLMLEDSVRTAIQNKDFTLVYQPQVSLEDGRLRGVEALLRWQHPSVGDVPPGLFLPLLEEARLISQLSAWIYQQVAAQRQAWQTSFDEELVLSVSLSSSQFNMPNLAGQLQQVLERHGLQARQLEVEISEDSLMSNLDETNKQLKLLRRIGVRIALDDFGLGQCSLAHLRDLEFDTLKLDPQLVARLPGSVRDAAMARSIIQLCGHFDVLVIAEGVETLEQAQWLKANGCSFVQGPWAAQPLIAEEVADWSHPRLL
- a CDS encoding polysaccharide lyase family 7 protein, yielding MIDLSTWNLSIPVGSPPTTIDTPKLLSGFKDQYFQAEGSDVQFWTPVTGTRTENAVYPRSELRETYADGRLRNWTYPDADNFLRATLAVNQVPSSGKVVIGQIHAYDSQKPLIKLEYQFKEKTQTGNIVAKVRMRPDEDEGRVIIVASNVPLEKSFTYVINLNKAGLLTVEAADGQWNERIGAAWGAKPLYFKAGAYVQDNSGNSKEGARVTFAKLDIDHE
- the fba gene encoding class II fructose-bisphosphate aldolase (catalyzes the reversible aldol condensation of dihydroxyacetonephosphate and glyceraldehyde 3-phosphate in the Calvin cycle, glycolysis, and/or gluconeogenesis) encodes the protein MALISMRQMLDHAAEFGYGVPAFNVNNLEQMRAIMEAADKTDSPVIVQASAGARKYAGAPFLRHLILAAIEEFPHIPVCMHQDHGTSPDVCQRSIQLGFSSVMMDGSLGEDGKTPTDYEYNVRVTQQTVAMAHACGVSVEGELGCLGSLETGMAGEEDGIGAEGVLDHSQMLTDPEEAADFVKKTQVDALAIAIGTSHGAYKFTKPPTGDVLAIDRIKEIHKRIPNTHLVMHGSSSVPQEWLAIINQYGGDIKETYGVPVEEIVEGIKYGVRKVNIDTDLRLASTGAMRRLMATNPSEFDPRKFFGATVTAMRDVCIARYEAFGTAGNASKIKPISLEAMYQRYLKGELNAKVN
- a CDS encoding MliC family protein, with protein sequence MKGVFALAALALLAGCSSMNMFNKAEPADKWTTWTCDSKAEVNWRFANQARSEVDVRLGGSDQVYRLKQDVAASGVLYSNDQLAFHQKGEEGLIYWVATDDLIGRGCKAQ
- a CDS encoding phosphoglycerate kinase, whose protein sequence is MTVLKMTDLDLQGKRVLIREDLNVPVKDGVVTSDARILASLPTIKLALEKGAAVMVCSHLGRPTEGEFSAENSLKPVADYLSKALGRDVPLVADYLGGVDVKPGDIVLFENVRFNKGEKKNSDELAQQYAALCDVFVMDAFGTAHRAEGSTHGVAKFAKVAAAGPLLAAELDALGKALGAPAQPMAAIVAGSKVSTKLDVLNSLSQICNQLIVGGGIANTFLAAAGHPVGKSLYEPDLLDTARAIAAKVSVPLPVDVVVAKEFAESAEATVKLIADVAADDMILDIGPQTAANFAELLKSSKTILWNGPVGVFEFDQFGNGTKVLAHAIAESSAFSIAGGGDTLAAIDKYGVADQISYISTGGGAFLEFVEGKVLPAVEVLETRAKG